One genomic window of Serinus canaria isolate serCan28SL12 chromosome 4, serCan2020, whole genome shotgun sequence includes the following:
- the SEC31A gene encoding protein transport protein Sec31A isoform X13 — MKLKEVDRTAMQAWSPAQQHPIYLATGTSAQQLDATFSTSASLEIFELDLADPSLDMKRCATFSSSHRYHKLIWGPHSMTSGDRVSGVLIAGGENGNVILYDSAKILDGEAEVIIAQKDKHTGPVRALDVNMFQTNLVASGANESEIYIWDLNNFATPMTPGVKTQPLEDISCIAWNRQVQHILASASPSGRATVWDLRKNEPIIKVSDHNNRMHCSGLAWHPEVATQMVLASEDDRLPVIQMWDLRFASSPLRVLESHTRGILAIAWSMADPELLLSCGKDAKILCSNPNTGEVLYELPTNTQWCFDIQWCPRNPAVLSAASFDGRISVYSIMGGSADGLRQKQVDQLSSSFGNLDPFGTGQPLPPLQLPQQTAPQSVVMPLKKPPKWIRRPMGASFSFGGKLVTFENSKPLQQPGMEQQLQHPHVYVSQVVTEKEFLARSNQLQEAVQSQGFVSYCQKKIDMALADFERNVWAFLKVNFEEDSRVRYLELLGYRKDDLKNKITSALNKEGLADGALGETLKDHKQETEDLGSAKTTFNISVSGDVDGLITQALLTGNFESAVDLCLHDNRMADAIILAIAGGQELLSRTQEKYFAKMRSKITRLITAVVTKNWKEIVQSCDLQNWREALAAVLTYARPDEFTALCDLLGSRLENEGDSILQTQACLCYICAGNVDKLVACWTKVQDGNSPLSLQDLIEKVVILRKAVQLTQAVDPNAMGALLAEKMSQYANLLAAQGSLAAALSFLPANTNQPNIVQLRDRLCRAQGELPAGQDGLKAPYEREPMAKGRAGPAAGRMQAPQAPAQQYYQQGDNPPPPGFIMPGAVGPSMPPQQATSSNYSMYSQAGARPAYPQTYQATQQYSGTGGPALYQPQQPVAAPASASYPSPAPNTTPSYLPSAPAHSMPSPLYPGQPQPSPTSLNPISSFPVPPSGTSFQHGRPGLPATSVAYALPTGPTGPQNGWNDPPTLNRAAKKKKVPENFLPPVPITAPIMNPLADPQSQMQQPQAPAPPSSAPSFQPAHLPAGQMVLQGGFQPAAQPLGPSTMAPTVSKPSTEGAPGAPTGNAIQHVQALPTEKITKKPIPEEHLILKTTFEALIQRCLLSASDPQTKRKLDDANKRLEFLYDKLREQTLSPTIISGLHNIVKSIETRNYQEGLNIHTHIVSTSNFSETSAFMPVLKVVLTQANKLGV; from the exons ATGAAGCTGAAAGAAGTAGACCGTACTGCCATGCAGGCAtggagccctgcccagcagcaccccatTTACCTGGCCACAG GTacctcagctcagcagctggatGCAACCTTCAGTACAAGTGCTTCTCTAGAAATATTTGAGTTGGACTTAGCAGACCCTTCACTGGATATGAAGAGATGTGCCACATTCTCCTCCTCACACAG GTACCACAAGCTGATCTGGGGCCCTCACAGCATGACCTCAGGGGACAGAGTGTCTGGAGTCCTGATTGCTGGGGGTGAGAATGGAAATGTCATCTTGTATGACTCAGCCAAAATCCTAGATGGAGAGGCTGAGGTAATAATAGCCCAGAAGGACAAGCACACAGGACCAGTGAGAGCGCTCGATGTCAACATGTTCCAG ACTAATCTGGTGGCCTCTGGTGCTAATGAGTCTGAAATCTATATCTGGGACTTGAACAACTTTGCTACACCAATGACACCAGGAGTGAAGACACAG CCTCTGGAGGACATCAGCTGCATTGCATGGAACAGGCAAGTGCAGCACATCCTGGCGTCCGCCAGCCCCAGCGGCAGAGCCACCGTCTGGGATCTCAGGAAGAACGAGCCCATCATCAAAGTCAGCGACCACAACAACAGG ATGCACTGCTCAGGCTTGGCATGGCACCCTGAAGTTGCCACCCAGATGGTTTTGGCCTCAGAGGACGACAGGCTGCCTGTTATTCAGATGTGGGACCTGAGATTTGCCTCCTCCCCACTTCGTGTTCTAGAAAGTCACACCAG GGGTATATTGGCCATAGCTTGGAGTATGGCAgatccagagctgctccttagCTGTGGGAAGGATGCTAAAATTCTCTGCTCCAACCCTAACACAGGAGAG GTGCTGTACGAGCTGCCCACGAACACGCAGTGGTGCTTTGATATCCAGTGGTGCCCGAGGaaccctgctgtgctctctgcagcctccttcGACGGGCGCATCAGCGTCTACTCCATCATGGGCGGCAGCGCCGATGGCCTGAGGCAGAAACAGGTTGACCAG CTCTCCTCGTCTTTTGGGAACCTGGACCCCTTTGGCACAGGCCAGCCCCtgcctcccctgcagctcccccagcagaCTGCCCCACAGAGTGTGGTGATGCCTCTGAAGAAACCACCCAAGTGGATCCGGCGACCCATGGGAGCGTCCTTCTCG TTTGGAGGCAAGCTGGTGACGTTTGAGAATTCcaagcctctgcagcagccgggcatggagcagcagctgcagcatccccatGTCTACGTGAGCCAGGTTGTCACAGAGAAGGAGTTCCTGGCCCGCTCAAaccagctgcaggaggctgtgcagTCCCAGGGCTTTGTCAGCTACTGCCAGAAGAAAATCGACATGGCCCTGGCTGACTTTGAGAGGAACGTGTGGGCCTTCTTAAAG gTGAACTTCGAAGAAGATTCACGTGTTAGATACCTCGAGCTCTTAGGATACAGGAAGGATGATCTAAAGAATAAG ATCACATCTGCTCTGAATAAAGAAGGTCTTGCAGATGGTGCCTTGGGAGAG ACACTGAAGGACCATAAACAAGAAACTGAAGATTTGGGATCTGCAAAGACAACATTTAACATTTCTGTTAGTGGAG ATGTGGATGGGCTGATCACACAGGCTCTGCTGACAGGGAACTTTGAAAGTGCAGTGGATCTGTGCCTGCATGACAACCGCATGGCCGACGCCATCATCCTGGCCATCGCCGgcgggcaggagctgctctcccgGACTCAGGAGAAGTACTTCGCCAAGATGCGCAGCAAAATTACCAGG CTCATCACTGCAGTTGTAACAAAGAACTGGAAAGAGATTGTGCAGTCTTGTGACCTGCAGAATTGGAGAGAGGCCTTGGCTGCTGTGCTCACTTATGCCAGGCCAGATGAGTTTACAGCCCTTTGTG ATCTCCTGGGTAGCAGGCTGGAGAATGAGGGGGACAGCATTCTGCAGACACAAGCTTGCCTCTGTTACATTTGTGCTGGCAATGTGGATAAACTTGTTGCTTGTTGGACCAAAGTTCAGGATGGAAACAGCCCCTTGTCCCTTCAG GATTTAATAGAGAAGGTGGTGATCCTGCGCAAAGCCGTGCAGCTCACGCAGGCCGTGGACCCGAACGCCATGGGCGCCCTTTTGGCCGAGAAGATGAGCCAGTATGCCAAcctgctggctgctcaggggagcctggctgcagcactctccttcctccctgccaaCACCAACCAG CCAAACATCGTGCAGCTGCGGgacaggctctgcagagcccaaggggagctcccagcaggacaggacgGCCTCAAGGCACCGTATGAGAGAGAGCCCATGGCCAAAGGGCGAGCTGGCCCCGCGGCTGGACGGATGCAGGCACcccaggctccagcccagcagtaCTACCAGCAG GGGGACAACCCACCTCCTCCAGGGTTTATTATGCCAGGTGCTGTTGGCCCCAGCATGCCACCACAGCAAGCCACATCTTCCAACTACAGCATGTACTCGCAAGCAGGAGCGCGGCCAGCATACCCACAGA CATATCAGGCCACACAGCAGTACTCTGGAACTGGGGGACCAGCTCTCTATCAGCCTCAGCAGCCTGTTGCTGCCCCTGCTTCAGCCTCTtaccccagccctgcccctaACACCACCCCTTCCTAcctgccctctgcccctgcccactCCATGCCCTCCCCGCTGTACCCCGGGCAGCCTCAACCCTCCCCAACGAGCCTGAATCCCATCTCTTCCTTCCCTGTTCCTCCTTCTGGCACATCCTTTCAGCATGGCAGGCCAGGACTTCCAGCAACTTCTGTGGCTTATGCATTACCTACTGGACCAACAG GGCCCCAGAACGGCTGGAATGACCCTCCCACCCTCAACAGAGCtgccaagaagaagaag GTCCCTGAGAACTTCCTGCCCCCGGTGCCCATCACCGCCCCCATCATGAACCCGCTGGCGGACCCGCAGTCCCAgatgcagcagccccaggctccagcACCGCCCAGCAGTGCGCCCAGCTTCCAGCCTGCacacctccctgcagggcagatggtgctgcagggtggcttccagcctgctgcccagcccctggggccaTCCACCATGGCACCCACTGTTTCCAAACCCAGCACGGAGGGGGCCCCGGGGGCCCCGACTGGCAACGCCATCCAG CACGTGCAGGCACTGCCAACAGAGAAGATCACCAAGAAGCCCATCCCTGAGGAGCACCTTATCCTGAAGACTACTTTTGAAGCTCTCATCCAGAGGTGCCTGCTGTCTGCCTCTGACCCG CAAACCAAGAGGAAACTGGATGATGCAAATAAACGCCTGGAGTTTCTGTATGACAAACTTAGGGAACAGACA CTCTCTCCAACCATCATTAGTGGCTTGCACAACATCGTGAAGAGCATCGAGACCCGCAACTACCAGGAGGGACTGAACATCCACACACACATCGTCAGCACCAGCAACTTCAGCGAGACCTCTGCTTTCATGCCAGTCCTCAAGGTTGTCCTCACCCAGGCCAACAAGCTGGGGGTGTGA
- the SEC31A gene encoding protein transport protein Sec31A isoform X4 has translation MKLKEVDRTAMQAWSPAQQHPIYLATGTSAQQLDATFSTSASLEIFELDLADPSLDMKRCATFSSSHRYHKLIWGPHSMTSGDRVSGVLIAGGENGNVILYDSAKILDGEAEVIIAQKDKHTGPVRALDVNMFQTNLVASGANESEIYIWDLNNFATPMTPGVKTQPLEDISCIAWNRQVQHILASASPSGRATVWDLRKNEPIIKVSDHNNRMHCSGLAWHPEVATQMVLASEDDRLPVIQMWDLRFASSPLRVLESHTRGILAIAWSMADPELLLSCGKDAKILCSNPNTGEVLYELPTNTQWCFDIQWCPRNPAVLSAASFDGRISVYSIMGGSADGLRQKQVDQLSSSFGNLDPFGTGQPLPPLQLPQQTAPQSVVMPLKKPPKWIRRPMGASFSFGGKLVTFENSKPLQQPGMEQQLQHPHVYVSQVVTEKEFLARSNQLQEAVQSQGFVSYCQKKIDMALADFERNVWAFLKVNFEEDSRVRYLELLGYRKDDLKNKITSALNKEGLADGALGEAPAESDGSVPKEGDEGQTTEEQFLGETLKDHKQETEDLGSAKTTFNISVSGDVDGLITQALLTGNFESAVDLCLHDNRMADAIILAIAGGQELLSRTQEKYFAKMRSKITRLITAVVTKNWKEIVQSCDLQNWREALAAVLTYARPDEFTALCDLLGSRLENEGDSILQTQACLCYICAGNVDKLVACWTKVQDGNSPLSLQDLIEKVVILRKAVQLTQAVDPNAMGALLAEKMSQYANLLAAQGSLAAALSFLPANTNQPNIVQLRDRLCRAQGELPAGQDGLKAPYEREPMAKGRAGPAAGRMQAPQAPAQQYYQQVRIAPTVTTWSNKTPTALPSHPPAGCPSDTQGDNPPPPGFIMPGAVGPSMPPQQATSSNYSMYSQAGARPAYPQTYQATQQYSGTGGPALYQPQQPVAAPASASYPSPAPNTTPSYLPSAPAHSMPSPLYPGQPQPSPTSLNPISSFPVPPSGTSFQHGRPGLPATSVAYALPTGPTGTLPATSDLPASQRTGPQNGWNDPPTLNRAAKKKKVPENFLPPVPITAPIMNPLADPQSQMQQPQAPAPPSSAPSFQPAHLPAGQMVLQGGFQPAAQPLGPSTMAPTVSKPSTEGAPGAPTGNAIQHVQALPTEKITKKPIPEEHLILKTTFEALIQRCLLSASDPQTKRKLDDANKRLEFLYDKLREQTLSPTIISGLHNIVKSIETRNYQEGLNIHTHIVSTSNFSETSAFMPVLKVVLTQANKLGV, from the exons ATGAAGCTGAAAGAAGTAGACCGTACTGCCATGCAGGCAtggagccctgcccagcagcaccccatTTACCTGGCCACAG GTacctcagctcagcagctggatGCAACCTTCAGTACAAGTGCTTCTCTAGAAATATTTGAGTTGGACTTAGCAGACCCTTCACTGGATATGAAGAGATGTGCCACATTCTCCTCCTCACACAG GTACCACAAGCTGATCTGGGGCCCTCACAGCATGACCTCAGGGGACAGAGTGTCTGGAGTCCTGATTGCTGGGGGTGAGAATGGAAATGTCATCTTGTATGACTCAGCCAAAATCCTAGATGGAGAGGCTGAGGTAATAATAGCCCAGAAGGACAAGCACACAGGACCAGTGAGAGCGCTCGATGTCAACATGTTCCAG ACTAATCTGGTGGCCTCTGGTGCTAATGAGTCTGAAATCTATATCTGGGACTTGAACAACTTTGCTACACCAATGACACCAGGAGTGAAGACACAG CCTCTGGAGGACATCAGCTGCATTGCATGGAACAGGCAAGTGCAGCACATCCTGGCGTCCGCCAGCCCCAGCGGCAGAGCCACCGTCTGGGATCTCAGGAAGAACGAGCCCATCATCAAAGTCAGCGACCACAACAACAGG ATGCACTGCTCAGGCTTGGCATGGCACCCTGAAGTTGCCACCCAGATGGTTTTGGCCTCAGAGGACGACAGGCTGCCTGTTATTCAGATGTGGGACCTGAGATTTGCCTCCTCCCCACTTCGTGTTCTAGAAAGTCACACCAG GGGTATATTGGCCATAGCTTGGAGTATGGCAgatccagagctgctccttagCTGTGGGAAGGATGCTAAAATTCTCTGCTCCAACCCTAACACAGGAGAG GTGCTGTACGAGCTGCCCACGAACACGCAGTGGTGCTTTGATATCCAGTGGTGCCCGAGGaaccctgctgtgctctctgcagcctccttcGACGGGCGCATCAGCGTCTACTCCATCATGGGCGGCAGCGCCGATGGCCTGAGGCAGAAACAGGTTGACCAG CTCTCCTCGTCTTTTGGGAACCTGGACCCCTTTGGCACAGGCCAGCCCCtgcctcccctgcagctcccccagcagaCTGCCCCACAGAGTGTGGTGATGCCTCTGAAGAAACCACCCAAGTGGATCCGGCGACCCATGGGAGCGTCCTTCTCG TTTGGAGGCAAGCTGGTGACGTTTGAGAATTCcaagcctctgcagcagccgggcatggagcagcagctgcagcatccccatGTCTACGTGAGCCAGGTTGTCACAGAGAAGGAGTTCCTGGCCCGCTCAAaccagctgcaggaggctgtgcagTCCCAGGGCTTTGTCAGCTACTGCCAGAAGAAAATCGACATGGCCCTGGCTGACTTTGAGAGGAACGTGTGGGCCTTCTTAAAG gTGAACTTCGAAGAAGATTCACGTGTTAGATACCTCGAGCTCTTAGGATACAGGAAGGATGATCTAAAGAATAAG ATCACATCTGCTCTGAATAAAGAAGGTCTTGCAGATGGTGCCTTGGGAGAG GCTCCTGCAGAATCTGATGGATCTGTGCCAAAGGAGGGGGATGAAGGCCAGACTACAGAGGAACAGTTCTTGGGAGAG ACACTGAAGGACCATAAACAAGAAACTGAAGATTTGGGATCTGCAAAGACAACATTTAACATTTCTGTTAGTGGAG ATGTGGATGGGCTGATCACACAGGCTCTGCTGACAGGGAACTTTGAAAGTGCAGTGGATCTGTGCCTGCATGACAACCGCATGGCCGACGCCATCATCCTGGCCATCGCCGgcgggcaggagctgctctcccgGACTCAGGAGAAGTACTTCGCCAAGATGCGCAGCAAAATTACCAGG CTCATCACTGCAGTTGTAACAAAGAACTGGAAAGAGATTGTGCAGTCTTGTGACCTGCAGAATTGGAGAGAGGCCTTGGCTGCTGTGCTCACTTATGCCAGGCCAGATGAGTTTACAGCCCTTTGTG ATCTCCTGGGTAGCAGGCTGGAGAATGAGGGGGACAGCATTCTGCAGACACAAGCTTGCCTCTGTTACATTTGTGCTGGCAATGTGGATAAACTTGTTGCTTGTTGGACCAAAGTTCAGGATGGAAACAGCCCCTTGTCCCTTCAG GATTTAATAGAGAAGGTGGTGATCCTGCGCAAAGCCGTGCAGCTCACGCAGGCCGTGGACCCGAACGCCATGGGCGCCCTTTTGGCCGAGAAGATGAGCCAGTATGCCAAcctgctggctgctcaggggagcctggctgcagcactctccttcctccctgccaaCACCAACCAG CCAAACATCGTGCAGCTGCGGgacaggctctgcagagcccaaggggagctcccagcaggacaggacgGCCTCAAGGCACCGTATGAGAGAGAGCCCATGGCCAAAGGGCGAGCTGGCCCCGCGGCTGGACGGATGCAGGCACcccaggctccagcccagcagtaCTACCAGCAG GTTAGAATTGCCCCTACTGTCACTACCTGGAGTAACAAAACTCCTACTGCCCTTCCCAGCCATCCTCCTGCAGGCTGTCCCTCTGACACACAG GGGGACAACCCACCTCCTCCAGGGTTTATTATGCCAGGTGCTGTTGGCCCCAGCATGCCACCACAGCAAGCCACATCTTCCAACTACAGCATGTACTCGCAAGCAGGAGCGCGGCCAGCATACCCACAGA CATATCAGGCCACACAGCAGTACTCTGGAACTGGGGGACCAGCTCTCTATCAGCCTCAGCAGCCTGTTGCTGCCCCTGCTTCAGCCTCTtaccccagccctgcccctaACACCACCCCTTCCTAcctgccctctgcccctgcccactCCATGCCCTCCCCGCTGTACCCCGGGCAGCCTCAACCCTCCCCAACGAGCCTGAATCCCATCTCTTCCTTCCCTGTTCCTCCTTCTGGCACATCCTTTCAGCATGGCAGGCCAGGACTTCCAGCAACTTCTGTGGCTTATGCATTACCTACTGGACCAACAGGTACTCTGCCTGCAACCAGTGACCTTCCTGCATCCCAGAGAACAG GGCCCCAGAACGGCTGGAATGACCCTCCCACCCTCAACAGAGCtgccaagaagaagaag GTCCCTGAGAACTTCCTGCCCCCGGTGCCCATCACCGCCCCCATCATGAACCCGCTGGCGGACCCGCAGTCCCAgatgcagcagccccaggctccagcACCGCCCAGCAGTGCGCCCAGCTTCCAGCCTGCacacctccctgcagggcagatggtgctgcagggtggcttccagcctgctgcccagcccctggggccaTCCACCATGGCACCCACTGTTTCCAAACCCAGCACGGAGGGGGCCCCGGGGGCCCCGACTGGCAACGCCATCCAG CACGTGCAGGCACTGCCAACAGAGAAGATCACCAAGAAGCCCATCCCTGAGGAGCACCTTATCCTGAAGACTACTTTTGAAGCTCTCATCCAGAGGTGCCTGCTGTCTGCCTCTGACCCG CAAACCAAGAGGAAACTGGATGATGCAAATAAACGCCTGGAGTTTCTGTATGACAAACTTAGGGAACAGACA CTCTCTCCAACCATCATTAGTGGCTTGCACAACATCGTGAAGAGCATCGAGACCCGCAACTACCAGGAGGGACTGAACATCCACACACACATCGTCAGCACCAGCAACTTCAGCGAGACCTCTGCTTTCATGCCAGTCCTCAAGGTTGTCCTCACCCAGGCCAACAAGCTGGGGGTGTGA
- the SEC31A gene encoding protein transport protein Sec31A isoform X6, translating to MKLKEVDRTAMQAWSPAQQHPIYLATGTSAQQLDATFSTSASLEIFELDLADPSLDMKRCATFSSSHRYHKLIWGPHSMTSGDRVSGVLIAGGENGNVILYDSAKILDGEAEVIIAQKDKHTGPVRALDVNMFQTNLVASGANESEIYIWDLNNFATPMTPGVKTQPLEDISCIAWNRQVQHILASASPSGRATVWDLRKNEPIIKVSDHNNRMHCSGLAWHPEVATQMVLASEDDRLPVIQMWDLRFASSPLRVLESHTRGILAIAWSMADPELLLSCGKDAKILCSNPNTGEVLYELPTNTQWCFDIQWCPRNPAVLSAASFDGRISVYSIMGGSADGLRQKQVDQLSSSFGNLDPFGTGQPLPPLQLPQQTAPQSVVMPLKKPPKWIRRPMGASFSFGGKLVTFENSKPLQQPGMEQQLQHPHVYVSQVVTEKEFLARSNQLQEAVQSQGFVSYCQKKIDMALADFERNVWAFLKVNFEEDSRVRYLELLGYRKDDLKNKITSALNKEGLADGALGETLKDHKQETEDLGSAKTTFNISVSGDVDGLITQALLTGNFESAVDLCLHDNRMADAIILAIAGGQELLSRTQEKYFAKMRSKITRLITAVVTKNWKEIVQSCDLQNWREALAAVLTYARPDEFTALCDLLGSRLENEGDSILQTQACLCYICAGNVDKLVACWTKVQDGNSPLSLQDLIEKVVILRKAVQLTQAVDPNAMGALLAEKMSQYANLLAAQGSLAAALSFLPANTNQPNIVQLRDRLCRAQGELPAGQDGLKAPYEREPMAKGRAGPAAGRMQAPQAPAQQYYQQVRIAPTVTTWSNKTPTALPSHPPAGCPSDTQGDNPPPPGFIMPGAVGPSMPPQQATSSNYSMYSQAGARPAYPQTYQATQQYSGTGGPALYQPQQPVAAPASASYPSPAPNTTPSYLPSAPAHSMPSPLYPGQPQPSPTSLNPISSFPVPPSGTSFQHGRPGLPATSVAYALPTGPTGTLPATSDLPASQRTESLPAQDQASPFTGELGPQNGWNDPPTLNRAAKKKKVPENFLPPVPITAPIMNPLADPQSQMQQPQAPAPPSSAPSFQPAHLPAGQMVLQGGFQPAAQPLGPSTMAPTVSKPSTEGAPGAPTGNAIQHVQALPTEKITKKPIPEEHLILKTTFEALIQRCLLSASDPQTKRKLDDANKRLEFLYDKLREQTLSPTIISGLHNIVKSIETRNYQEGLNIHTHIVSTSNFSETSAFMPVLKVVLTQANKLGV from the exons ATGAAGCTGAAAGAAGTAGACCGTACTGCCATGCAGGCAtggagccctgcccagcagcaccccatTTACCTGGCCACAG GTacctcagctcagcagctggatGCAACCTTCAGTACAAGTGCTTCTCTAGAAATATTTGAGTTGGACTTAGCAGACCCTTCACTGGATATGAAGAGATGTGCCACATTCTCCTCCTCACACAG GTACCACAAGCTGATCTGGGGCCCTCACAGCATGACCTCAGGGGACAGAGTGTCTGGAGTCCTGATTGCTGGGGGTGAGAATGGAAATGTCATCTTGTATGACTCAGCCAAAATCCTAGATGGAGAGGCTGAGGTAATAATAGCCCAGAAGGACAAGCACACAGGACCAGTGAGAGCGCTCGATGTCAACATGTTCCAG ACTAATCTGGTGGCCTCTGGTGCTAATGAGTCTGAAATCTATATCTGGGACTTGAACAACTTTGCTACACCAATGACACCAGGAGTGAAGACACAG CCTCTGGAGGACATCAGCTGCATTGCATGGAACAGGCAAGTGCAGCACATCCTGGCGTCCGCCAGCCCCAGCGGCAGAGCCACCGTCTGGGATCTCAGGAAGAACGAGCCCATCATCAAAGTCAGCGACCACAACAACAGG ATGCACTGCTCAGGCTTGGCATGGCACCCTGAAGTTGCCACCCAGATGGTTTTGGCCTCAGAGGACGACAGGCTGCCTGTTATTCAGATGTGGGACCTGAGATTTGCCTCCTCCCCACTTCGTGTTCTAGAAAGTCACACCAG GGGTATATTGGCCATAGCTTGGAGTATGGCAgatccagagctgctccttagCTGTGGGAAGGATGCTAAAATTCTCTGCTCCAACCCTAACACAGGAGAG GTGCTGTACGAGCTGCCCACGAACACGCAGTGGTGCTTTGATATCCAGTGGTGCCCGAGGaaccctgctgtgctctctgcagcctccttcGACGGGCGCATCAGCGTCTACTCCATCATGGGCGGCAGCGCCGATGGCCTGAGGCAGAAACAGGTTGACCAG CTCTCCTCGTCTTTTGGGAACCTGGACCCCTTTGGCACAGGCCAGCCCCtgcctcccctgcagctcccccagcagaCTGCCCCACAGAGTGTGGTGATGCCTCTGAAGAAACCACCCAAGTGGATCCGGCGACCCATGGGAGCGTCCTTCTCG TTTGGAGGCAAGCTGGTGACGTTTGAGAATTCcaagcctctgcagcagccgggcatggagcagcagctgcagcatccccatGTCTACGTGAGCCAGGTTGTCACAGAGAAGGAGTTCCTGGCCCGCTCAAaccagctgcaggaggctgtgcagTCCCAGGGCTTTGTCAGCTACTGCCAGAAGAAAATCGACATGGCCCTGGCTGACTTTGAGAGGAACGTGTGGGCCTTCTTAAAG gTGAACTTCGAAGAAGATTCACGTGTTAGATACCTCGAGCTCTTAGGATACAGGAAGGATGATCTAAAGAATAAG ATCACATCTGCTCTGAATAAAGAAGGTCTTGCAGATGGTGCCTTGGGAGAG ACACTGAAGGACCATAAACAAGAAACTGAAGATTTGGGATCTGCAAAGACAACATTTAACATTTCTGTTAGTGGAG ATGTGGATGGGCTGATCACACAGGCTCTGCTGACAGGGAACTTTGAAAGTGCAGTGGATCTGTGCCTGCATGACAACCGCATGGCCGACGCCATCATCCTGGCCATCGCCGgcgggcaggagctgctctcccgGACTCAGGAGAAGTACTTCGCCAAGATGCGCAGCAAAATTACCAGG CTCATCACTGCAGTTGTAACAAAGAACTGGAAAGAGATTGTGCAGTCTTGTGACCTGCAGAATTGGAGAGAGGCCTTGGCTGCTGTGCTCACTTATGCCAGGCCAGATGAGTTTACAGCCCTTTGTG ATCTCCTGGGTAGCAGGCTGGAGAATGAGGGGGACAGCATTCTGCAGACACAAGCTTGCCTCTGTTACATTTGTGCTGGCAATGTGGATAAACTTGTTGCTTGTTGGACCAAAGTTCAGGATGGAAACAGCCCCTTGTCCCTTCAG GATTTAATAGAGAAGGTGGTGATCCTGCGCAAAGCCGTGCAGCTCACGCAGGCCGTGGACCCGAACGCCATGGGCGCCCTTTTGGCCGAGAAGATGAGCCAGTATGCCAAcctgctggctgctcaggggagcctggctgcagcactctccttcctccctgccaaCACCAACCAG CCAAACATCGTGCAGCTGCGGgacaggctctgcagagcccaaggggagctcccagcaggacaggacgGCCTCAAGGCACCGTATGAGAGAGAGCCCATGGCCAAAGGGCGAGCTGGCCCCGCGGCTGGACGGATGCAGGCACcccaggctccagcccagcagtaCTACCAGCAG GTTAGAATTGCCCCTACTGTCACTACCTGGAGTAACAAAACTCCTACTGCCCTTCCCAGCCATCCTCCTGCAGGCTGTCCCTCTGACACACAG GGGGACAACCCACCTCCTCCAGGGTTTATTATGCCAGGTGCTGTTGGCCCCAGCATGCCACCACAGCAAGCCACATCTTCCAACTACAGCATGTACTCGCAAGCAGGAGCGCGGCCAGCATACCCACAGA CATATCAGGCCACACAGCAGTACTCTGGAACTGGGGGACCAGCTCTCTATCAGCCTCAGCAGCCTGTTGCTGCCCCTGCTTCAGCCTCTtaccccagccctgcccctaACACCACCCCTTCCTAcctgccctctgcccctgcccactCCATGCCCTCCCCGCTGTACCCCGGGCAGCCTCAACCCTCCCCAACGAGCCTGAATCCCATCTCTTCCTTCCCTGTTCCTCCTTCTGGCACATCCTTTCAGCATGGCAGGCCAGGACTTCCAGCAACTTCTGTGGCTTATGCATTACCTACTGGACCAACAGGTACTCTGCCTGCAACCAGTGACCTTCCTGCATCCCAGAGAACAG AAAGTCTACCAGCTCAAGACCAGGCGTCTCCCTTCACAGGTGAACTAG GGCCCCAGAACGGCTGGAATGACCCTCCCACCCTCAACAGAGCtgccaagaagaagaag GTCCCTGAGAACTTCCTGCCCCCGGTGCCCATCACCGCCCCCATCATGAACCCGCTGGCGGACCCGCAGTCCCAgatgcagcagccccaggctccagcACCGCCCAGCAGTGCGCCCAGCTTCCAGCCTGCacacctccctgcagggcagatggtgctgcagggtggcttccagcctgctgcccagcccctggggccaTCCACCATGGCACCCACTGTTTCCAAACCCAGCACGGAGGGGGCCCCGGGGGCCCCGACTGGCAACGCCATCCAG CACGTGCAGGCACTGCCAACAGAGAAGATCACCAAGAAGCCCATCCCTGAGGAGCACCTTATCCTGAAGACTACTTTTGAAGCTCTCATCCAGAGGTGCCTGCTGTCTGCCTCTGACCCG CAAACCAAGAGGAAACTGGATGATGCAAATAAACGCCTGGAGTTTCTGTATGACAAACTTAGGGAACAGACA CTCTCTCCAACCATCATTAGTGGCTTGCACAACATCGTGAAGAGCATCGAGACCCGCAACTACCAGGAGGGACTGAACATCCACACACACATCGTCAGCACCAGCAACTTCAGCGAGACCTCTGCTTTCATGCCAGTCCTCAAGGTTGTCCTCACCCAGGCCAACAAGCTGGGGGTGTGA